Proteins co-encoded in one Strix uralensis isolate ZFMK-TIS-50842 chromosome 2, bStrUra1, whole genome shotgun sequence genomic window:
- the RHOG gene encoding rho-related GTP-binding protein RhoG — translation MQSIKCVVVGDGAVGKTCLLICYTTNAFPKEYIPTVFDNYSAQNTVDGRTINLNLWDTAGQEEYDRLRTLSYPQTNVFIICFSIASPPSYENVKHKWYPEVCHHCPSVPILLVGTKKDLRNNPETMKRLKEQNQAPITTQQGVSLSKQIRAVKYLECSALNQEGIKDVFTEAVRAVLNPVPAKPKKPCVLL, via the coding sequence ATGCAGAGCATCAAGTGTGTGGTGGTGGGCGACGGGGCGGTGGGGAAGACCTGCCTGCTCATCTGCTACACCACCAACGCCTTCCCCAAGGAGTACATCCCCACCGTCTTCGACAACTACAGCGCCCAGAACACGGTGGACGGCAGGACTATTAACTTAAACCTGTGGGACACGGCCGGCCAGGAGGAGTACGACCGCCTGCGGACGCTTTCCTACCCCCAGACCAACGTCTTCATCATCTGCTTCTCCATCGCCAGCCCGCCCTCCTACGAGAACGTCAAGCACAAGTGGTACCCGGAGGTCTGCCACCACTGCCCCAGCGTGCCCATCCTCCTCGTCGGCACCAAGAAGGATCTGAGAAACAACCCCGAGACCATGAAGCGGCTCAAGGAGCAGAACCAGGCGCCCATCACCACCCAGCAAGGCGTCAGCCTCTCCAAGCAGATCCGCGCCGTCAAGTACCTGGAGTGCTCAGCGCTCAACCAGGAGGGCATCAAGGATGTCTTCACCGAGGCCGTCAGGGCCGTGCTCAACCCCGTCCCGGCCAAGCCCAAGAAGCCCTGCGTCCTCTTGTGA